Proteins encoded in a region of the Solanum dulcamara chromosome 9, daSolDulc1.2, whole genome shotgun sequence genome:
- the LOC129902234 gene encoding putative disease resistance RPP13-like protein 1 isoform X2 → MEIGLAVGGAFLSSALNVLFDRLAPKGDLLNMFQKHTNDVRLLNKLRMTLLGLQAVLSDAENKQASNQFVRQWLNELRDAVDSAENLMEQVNYEALRLKVEGQHQNLAETSNQQVRDLNLCLSDDFFLNIKEKLEETIETLEVLEKQIGRLGLKEHIGSTKLETRTPSTSLIDDSDIFGRQNDIEELIGRLLSEDASGKKPTVVPIVGMGGVGKTTLAKAVYNDEKVKDHFDLKAWFCVSEAYDAFRITKGLLQEIGSFDLKDDNNLNQLQVKLKESLKGKKFLVVLDDVWNDDYNEWDDLRNLFVQGDIGSKIIVTTRKESVALMMGRGAIYVGILSSEDSWALFKRHSLENRDPEEHPVFEEVGKQIADKCRGLPLALKALAGSLRSKSKLDEWRDTLRSEIWELPSHLNGILPALTLSYNDLPTHLKQCFAYCAIYPKDYQFRKDQVIHLWIANGLVQQFLSGNQYFLELRSRSLFERVPESKGKPKKFLMHDLVNDLAQIASSKLCIRLEENEGSHTLEQSRHMSYSMVGDGEFEKLKPLSKSKQLRTLLPVNILHGCQLSKRVLYNILPRLTSLRALSLSGYNIVELLDDLFIKLKLLRFLDLSKTRIKKLPDSICALYNLETLLLSDCRYLEELPLQMENLINLRHLDISNTPRLKMPLHLSKLKRFQVLVGATLLLGGRGGLRMEDLGELQNLYGSLSILELQNVVDRREVLKGKMTQKNHVEKLSLQWSESSTAENSQTERDILDELCPHTNIIKLQITGYRGTKFSNWLADPLFLKLVKLSIHDCKNCDSLPALGQLPSLKILSIREMDRITEVTEEFYGSWSSKKPFNSLEYLFFAEMPEWKQWHVLGNGEFPILESLSIDNCPKLMGKLPENLCSLTKLRISATPLLDDAELSTSQLEGMKQIDELYIYNCNSLTSLPFSILSSTLKSISISCCQKFKLKALVGEMSYCNMFLDYLLLNEFCCQNLTRFLIPTEPETLSILDCKNVEILSVACGGTQITSLLIDGCSKLKWLPERMQELLPSLKTLLLSNCPEIESFPEGGLPFNLQVLTIRNCKKLVNGRKEWRLQRLPCLRRLEINYNGSDEEIEHWELPSSIQCLTIRNLKTLSSQVLKSLTSLESLLIGNLPQIQSLLEEGFPSSLSKLTISDCPNLQSLSESALPSSLSKLAIDDCPNLHSLFESALPSSLSKLTIDDCPNLQSLPVKGIPSSLCKLCILNCPLLKPLLEFDKGEYWPNIAQIPIIVIDS, encoded by the exons ATGGAGATTGGCTTAGCAGTTGGTGGTGCATTTCTCTCTTCAGCTTTGAATGTTCTCTTTGATAGGCTTGCTCCTAAGGGTGATCTGCTCAACATGTTTCAGAAGCATACGAATGATGTTCGGCTCTTAAACAAGCTGAGAATGACTTTGCTTGGTCTTCAAGCCGTGCTAAGTGATGCAGAGAATAAACAGGCATCAAATCAATTTGTGAGGCAGTGGCTTAATGAGCTTCGAGATGCTGTGGACTCTGCTGAAAACTTAATGGAACAAGTCAATTATGAAGCTTTGAGGCTTAAGGTGGAAGGTCAGCATCAAAATCTTGCAGAAACAAGCAACCAGCAAGTAAGAGACCTCAACCTGTGCTTGAGTGATGATTTCTTTCTTAACATAAAGGAGAAGTTGGAAGAAACCATTGAAACATTAGAGGTATTGGAAAAGCAAATTGGTCGCCTTGGCTTAAAGGAGCATATTGGTTCGACTAAACTAGAAACTAGAACACCTTCAACTTCTTTGATTGATGATTCTGATATCTTTGGAAGGCAGAATGATATAGAGGAATTGATTGGCCGTTTATTATCTGAAGATGCAAGTGGGAAAAAGCCGACTGTAGTTCCTATTGTTGGAATGGGCGGCGTGGGTAAGACAACACTTGCTAAAGCCGTTTACAATGATGAGAAGGTGAAGGACCATTTTGATTTGAAAGCTTGGTTTTGTGTTTCTGAGGCATATGATGCTTTCAGAATAACAAAAGGGTTACTTCAAGAAATTGGCTCATTTGACTTAAAGGATGACAACAATCTTAATCAGCTACAGGTCAAATTGAAGGAAAGCCTGAAGGGAAAGAAGTTTCTTGTTGTCCTTGATGATGTGTGGAATGATGACTATAATGAGTGGgatgacttgagaaatctttttgTACAAGGAGATATAGGAAGTAAGATCATTGTGACTACACGAAAAGAGAGTGTTGCCTTGATGATGGGTCGTGGGGCAATCTACGTGGGAATTCTGTCTAGTGAAGACTCTTGGGCTTTATTCAAACGACATTCACTAGAAAATAGGGATCCTGAGGAACATCCAGTATTTGAAGAGGTTGGAAAACAAATTGCAGACAAGTGCAGAGGGTTGCCTTTAGCTCTAAAGGCACTTGCTGGTAGTTTACGCTCCAAATCAAAACTGGATGAGTGGAGAGACACTTTAAGAAGTGAAATTTGGGAGCTGCCAAGTCATTTGAATGGTATATTACCAGCGTTGACGTTGAGCTACAATGATCTTCCTACACATTTGAAGCAATGTTTTGCTTATTGTGCAATATATCCCAAAGATTATCAATTTCGCAAAGACCAAGTTATTCACTTGTGGATTGCTAATGGTCTTGTACAGCAGTTTCTTTCAGGTAATCAGTACTTTCTTGAGTTGAGATCAAGATCATTGTTCGAAAGGGTCCCAGAGTCTAAAGGGAAACCGAAGAAATTCTTAATGCATGACCTTGTCAATGATTTGGCCCAAATTGCATCTTCAAAACTTTGTATTAGGTTGGAAGAGAACGAAGGATCTCATACGTTGGAACAAAGTCGGCACATGTCCTATTCCATGGTAGGAGATGGTGAATTTGAGAAGTTGAAACCACTCTCCAAATCAAAGCAGCTGAGGACATTGCTTCCAGTCAATATCTTGCACGGATGTCAGCTAAGCAAGAGGGTGCTGTATAACATATTGCCAAGGCTAACATCCTTAAGGGCATTATCATTGTCAGGTTATAACATTGTGGAGTTGCTGGATGACttgtttatcaaattaaagctaCTGAGATTTTTGGACCTTTCTAAGACAAGGATTAAAAAGTTGCCAGATTCCATTTGTGCATTGTATAACTTGGAGACACTTCTCTTGTCAGATTGTCGTTATCTTGAGGAGCTACCGCTGCAGATGGAAAATTTGATTAACTTGCGTCATCTTGACATAAGCAACACTCCTCGCTTGAAGATGCCGCTACATCTGAGCAAGTTGAAAAGATTCCAAGTGCTAGTGGGAGCCACGTTACTTCTAGGTGGTCGCGGTGGTTTGAGAATGGAGGATTTGGGTGAATTGCAGAACTTGTATGGATCTCTATCAATTCTAGAGTTGCAAAATGTGGTTGATAGAAGGGAAGTTCTGAAGGGAAAGATGACTCAGAAGAATCATGTTGAGAAATTATCTTTGCAGTGGAGTGAAAGTAGTACTGCCGAAAATTCACAAACTGAAAGAGACATACTTGATGAGCTATGCCCACACACAAACATAATAAAACTCCAAATCACCGGATATAGAGggacaaaattttcaaattggCTAGCCGATCCTTTGTTTCTTAAGCTGGTGAAATTGTCTATTCACGACTGCAAGAACTGTGATTCCTTGCCAGCACTAGGACAGCTTCCTTCTTTGAAAATCCTTTCCATTAGAGAGATGGATCGAATAACTGAGGTGACGGAAGAATTCTACGGCAGTTGGTCCTCCAAAAAGCCTTTTAACTCTCTTGAGTATCTTTTCTTTGCAGAGATGCCAGAGTGGAAGCAATGGCACGTACTAGGAAATGGAGAGTTTCCTATACTTGAGAGCCTTTCAATTGACAATTGTCCGAAGTTGATGGGGAAGTTGCCTGAAAATCTTTGTTCTCTGACAAAATTGAGAATTTCAGCGACACCTCTTCTTGATGATGCTGAACTGTCTACATCCCAACTTGAGGGAATGAAGCAGATTGATGAATTATATATCTATAATTGTAACTCTCTTACCTCCTTACCTTTTAGCATTCTGTCGAGTACCTTGAAGAGTATATCGATATCTTGTTGCCAGAAATTCAAATTGAAGGCACTAGTTGGTGAGATGAGTTATTGTAACATGTTTCTTGACTATTTGCTACTGAACGAAT TTTGTTGCCAGAACCTTACTAGGTTTTTGATTCCAACTGAGCCTGAAACTCTCAGTATTTTGGATTGTAAGAATGTCGAAATACTTTCGGTGGCATGTGGGGGGACCCAGATAACGTCTTTGTTAATTGATGGCTGTTCGAAGCTGAAGTGGCTGCCAGAACGTATGCAGGAACTCCTTCCATCTCTTAAAACACTGCTTCTTTCGAATTGTCCAGAAATAGAGTCCTTTCCTGAAGGAGGATTGCCCTTCAATTTACAAGTCCTTACTATCCGGAATTGCAAGAAACTGGTGAACGGCCGAAAGGAGTGGCGTTTACAGAGACTCCCCTGTCTCAGAAGGCTAGAAATCAATTATAATGGCAGTGACGAAGAGATCGAGCATTGGGAGTTGCCTTCCTCTATTCAATGTCTTACCATACGCAATCTGAAGACATTAAGCAGCCAAGTTTTAAAAAGCCTCACCTCTCTTGAATCTCTACTTATTGGTAATT
- the LOC129902234 gene encoding putative disease resistance RPP13-like protein 1 isoform X1, whose amino-acid sequence MEIGLAVGGAFLSSALNVLFDRLAPKGDLLNMFQKHTNDVRLLNKLRMTLLGLQAVLSDAENKQASNQFVRQWLNELRDAVDSAENLMEQVNYEALRLKVEGQHQNLAETSNQQVRDLNLCLSDDFFLNIKEKLEETIETLEVLEKQIGRLGLKEHIGSTKLETRTPSTSLIDDSDIFGRQNDIEELIGRLLSEDASGKKPTVVPIVGMGGVGKTTLAKAVYNDEKVKDHFDLKAWFCVSEAYDAFRITKGLLQEIGSFDLKDDNNLNQLQVKLKESLKGKKFLVVLDDVWNDDYNEWDDLRNLFVQGDIGSKIIVTTRKESVALMMGRGAIYVGILSSEDSWALFKRHSLENRDPEEHPVFEEVGKQIADKCRGLPLALKALAGSLRSKSKLDEWRDTLRSEIWELPSHLNGILPALTLSYNDLPTHLKQCFAYCAIYPKDYQFRKDQVIHLWIANGLVQQFLSGNQYFLELRSRSLFERVPESKGKPKKFLMHDLVNDLAQIASSKLCIRLEENEGSHTLEQSRHMSYSMVGDGEFEKLKPLSKSKQLRTLLPVNILHGCQLSKRVLYNILPRLTSLRALSLSGYNIVELLDDLFIKLKLLRFLDLSKTRIKKLPDSICALYNLETLLLSDCRYLEELPLQMENLINLRHLDISNTPRLKMPLHLSKLKRFQVLVGATLLLGGRGGLRMEDLGELQNLYGSLSILELQNVVDRREVLKGKMTQKNHVEKLSLQWSESSTAENSQTERDILDELCPHTNIIKLQITGYRGTKFSNWLADPLFLKLVKLSIHDCKNCDSLPALGQLPSLKILSIREMDRITEVTEEFYGSWSSKKPFNSLEYLFFAEMPEWKQWHVLGNGEFPILESLSIDNCPKLMGKLPENLCSLTKLRISATPLLDDAELSTSQLEGMKQIDELYIYNYWPS is encoded by the coding sequence ATGGAGATTGGCTTAGCAGTTGGTGGTGCATTTCTCTCTTCAGCTTTGAATGTTCTCTTTGATAGGCTTGCTCCTAAGGGTGATCTGCTCAACATGTTTCAGAAGCATACGAATGATGTTCGGCTCTTAAACAAGCTGAGAATGACTTTGCTTGGTCTTCAAGCCGTGCTAAGTGATGCAGAGAATAAACAGGCATCAAATCAATTTGTGAGGCAGTGGCTTAATGAGCTTCGAGATGCTGTGGACTCTGCTGAAAACTTAATGGAACAAGTCAATTATGAAGCTTTGAGGCTTAAGGTGGAAGGTCAGCATCAAAATCTTGCAGAAACAAGCAACCAGCAAGTAAGAGACCTCAACCTGTGCTTGAGTGATGATTTCTTTCTTAACATAAAGGAGAAGTTGGAAGAAACCATTGAAACATTAGAGGTATTGGAAAAGCAAATTGGTCGCCTTGGCTTAAAGGAGCATATTGGTTCGACTAAACTAGAAACTAGAACACCTTCAACTTCTTTGATTGATGATTCTGATATCTTTGGAAGGCAGAATGATATAGAGGAATTGATTGGCCGTTTATTATCTGAAGATGCAAGTGGGAAAAAGCCGACTGTAGTTCCTATTGTTGGAATGGGCGGCGTGGGTAAGACAACACTTGCTAAAGCCGTTTACAATGATGAGAAGGTGAAGGACCATTTTGATTTGAAAGCTTGGTTTTGTGTTTCTGAGGCATATGATGCTTTCAGAATAACAAAAGGGTTACTTCAAGAAATTGGCTCATTTGACTTAAAGGATGACAACAATCTTAATCAGCTACAGGTCAAATTGAAGGAAAGCCTGAAGGGAAAGAAGTTTCTTGTTGTCCTTGATGATGTGTGGAATGATGACTATAATGAGTGGgatgacttgagaaatctttttgTACAAGGAGATATAGGAAGTAAGATCATTGTGACTACACGAAAAGAGAGTGTTGCCTTGATGATGGGTCGTGGGGCAATCTACGTGGGAATTCTGTCTAGTGAAGACTCTTGGGCTTTATTCAAACGACATTCACTAGAAAATAGGGATCCTGAGGAACATCCAGTATTTGAAGAGGTTGGAAAACAAATTGCAGACAAGTGCAGAGGGTTGCCTTTAGCTCTAAAGGCACTTGCTGGTAGTTTACGCTCCAAATCAAAACTGGATGAGTGGAGAGACACTTTAAGAAGTGAAATTTGGGAGCTGCCAAGTCATTTGAATGGTATATTACCAGCGTTGACGTTGAGCTACAATGATCTTCCTACACATTTGAAGCAATGTTTTGCTTATTGTGCAATATATCCCAAAGATTATCAATTTCGCAAAGACCAAGTTATTCACTTGTGGATTGCTAATGGTCTTGTACAGCAGTTTCTTTCAGGTAATCAGTACTTTCTTGAGTTGAGATCAAGATCATTGTTCGAAAGGGTCCCAGAGTCTAAAGGGAAACCGAAGAAATTCTTAATGCATGACCTTGTCAATGATTTGGCCCAAATTGCATCTTCAAAACTTTGTATTAGGTTGGAAGAGAACGAAGGATCTCATACGTTGGAACAAAGTCGGCACATGTCCTATTCCATGGTAGGAGATGGTGAATTTGAGAAGTTGAAACCACTCTCCAAATCAAAGCAGCTGAGGACATTGCTTCCAGTCAATATCTTGCACGGATGTCAGCTAAGCAAGAGGGTGCTGTATAACATATTGCCAAGGCTAACATCCTTAAGGGCATTATCATTGTCAGGTTATAACATTGTGGAGTTGCTGGATGACttgtttatcaaattaaagctaCTGAGATTTTTGGACCTTTCTAAGACAAGGATTAAAAAGTTGCCAGATTCCATTTGTGCATTGTATAACTTGGAGACACTTCTCTTGTCAGATTGTCGTTATCTTGAGGAGCTACCGCTGCAGATGGAAAATTTGATTAACTTGCGTCATCTTGACATAAGCAACACTCCTCGCTTGAAGATGCCGCTACATCTGAGCAAGTTGAAAAGATTCCAAGTGCTAGTGGGAGCCACGTTACTTCTAGGTGGTCGCGGTGGTTTGAGAATGGAGGATTTGGGTGAATTGCAGAACTTGTATGGATCTCTATCAATTCTAGAGTTGCAAAATGTGGTTGATAGAAGGGAAGTTCTGAAGGGAAAGATGACTCAGAAGAATCATGTTGAGAAATTATCTTTGCAGTGGAGTGAAAGTAGTACTGCCGAAAATTCACAAACTGAAAGAGACATACTTGATGAGCTATGCCCACACACAAACATAATAAAACTCCAAATCACCGGATATAGAGggacaaaattttcaaattggCTAGCCGATCCTTTGTTTCTTAAGCTGGTGAAATTGTCTATTCACGACTGCAAGAACTGTGATTCCTTGCCAGCACTAGGACAGCTTCCTTCTTTGAAAATCCTTTCCATTAGAGAGATGGATCGAATAACTGAGGTGACGGAAGAATTCTACGGCAGTTGGTCCTCCAAAAAGCCTTTTAACTCTCTTGAGTATCTTTTCTTTGCAGAGATGCCAGAGTGGAAGCAATGGCACGTACTAGGAAATGGAGAGTTTCCTATACTTGAGAGCCTTTCAATTGACAATTGTCCGAAGTTGATGGGGAAGTTGCCTGAAAATCTTTGTTCTCTGACAAAATTGAGAATTTCAGCGACACCTCTTCTTGATGATGCTGAACTGTCTACATCCCAACTTGAGGGAATGAAGCAGATTGATGAATTATATATCTATAATT
- the LOC129903795 gene encoding acyltransferase Pun1-like, protein MQKLKMSGFSRLISTISKKVVKPFSPTLPTQRIHKLSLLDQCMGNFYMPLVLFYPKHKLEQGPKQLSKLLENSFSKAMTYHQPWVGSLRDNATIQCDDIGAEFIEVEVNCPMNQVVHRPDLAFPPGLSWRNVPPSGRLSVAQLSHFDCGGMAISVCLSHKVGDARSAFSFLKDWAALTRQYPNGELTCPSYYVQDSLMPSLPDGPLEYSVVVEPNAQESIEFEKRFFLSESNIKALKALIVNDPSSIVQNPTTTEVVSAIVYKSAAIASANLSSRNDSSSQMVLVSDLRKTIPPPIPSTSTIGNILTAFSTPIYNLGDLRLSKLVADIRKSKHELSTRDNFKENIWVSEMLEYANKINTGIEDDQSYRQKSSCHDVYRCSSICNIPFQDLDFGWGRPTRASMASTPFSNMIYLMNTQDQNRGIEVFINLNQQQMSIFEQDKDFLQFASPVDDHVHEDKEKFYCMEAF, encoded by the coding sequence ATGCAAAAATTAAAGATGTCTGGTTTTTCAAGATTGATATCAACAATCTCCAAGAAAGTTGTGAAACCTTTTTCTCCCACCCTACCAACTCAAAGAATTCACAAACTTTCACTTCTTGATCAATGCATGGGTAATTTTTATATGCCCCTTGTCTTATTTTACCCAAAACACAAACTAGAACAAGGTCCAAAACAACTATCTAAGCTTCTTGAAAACTCATTTTCAAAAGCAATGACTTATCATCAACCATGGGTTGGAAGTCTAAGAGACAATGCCACCATTCAATGTGATGATATTGGGGCTGAGTTTATTGAAGTTGAAGTTAATTGTCCGATGAATCAAGTTGTTCATCGTCCTGACTTAGCATTTCCTCCAGGGTTATCCTGGAGAAATGTTCCTCCTAGTGGCCGACTTAGCGTAGCTCAACTTAGCCACTTTGATTGTGGAGGAATGGCAATCAGTGTATGTCTCTCACATAAGGTGGGTGACGCACGAAGTGCCTTCTCTTTTTTGAAGGATTGGGCTGCATTAACTAGACAATATCCAAATGGGGAATTAACATGTCCTTCGTATTATGTCCAAGATTCATTAATGCCATCACTACCCGATGGTCCTCTAGAGTATTCAGTTGTGGTTGAGCCAAATGCACAAGAAAGTATCGAATTTGAAAAGAGGTTTTTCTTATCTGAATCCAATATAAAAGCCCTCAAAGCATTGATCGTTAATGATCCATCATCGATTGTGCAAAACCCAACGACGACTGAGGTTGTTAGTGCAATTGTTTACAAATCTGCAGCAATTGCTAGTGCAAACTTATCAAGTCGTAATGATTCTTCGTCTCAAATGGTCTTGGTATCTGATTTACGAAAAACAATTCCACCTCCAATACCATCAACCTCCACAATTGGGAATATTCTCACCGCCTTCTCCACACCAATATATAACCTCGGAGACCTTAGGTTATCAAAATTAGTAGCCGATATAAGAAAGTCCAAACACGAGCTTTCCACCAGAGacaatttcaaagaaaacataTGGGTCTCAGAGATGTTAGAATACgcaaataaaattaatacagGAATAGAGGATGACCAGTCGTATCGCCAAAAGAGTTCATGTCACGATGTGTACCGATGTAGTAGCATATGTAACATTCCATTCCAAGATTTGGATTTTGGATGGGGAAGACCTACAAGAGCAAGCATGGCAAGTACACCATTTAGCAATATGATTTACTTGATGAACACACAAGATCAAAATAGAGGAATTGAAGTGTTTATTAACTTGAATCAACAACAAATGTCCATTTTTGAACAAGACAAGGACTTTCTCCAATTTGCTAGTCCTGTTGATGATCATGTTCATGAGGACAAAGAGAAATTTTATTGCATGGAAGCTTTCTAA